In Methanothermobacter tenebrarum, the sequence TACCTTTCAACTTTTTCCATCGGAACTTCTTCCACTGCAATAACTGATGAACCATACTCATTATAGATGTCTATGAGTTTTCTGATACATGGAATCTTTGATGATGTTATTGTATCACCGAGGAGTACTGTGAAGGCATCCTCACCATCAATGTGCTTCTTGGCGCAGTAGATAGCATCCCCAAGGCCCCTCTGTTCCTTCTGCCTCACATAATAGATATCCGCGAGTTCAGAGATTGCCTCAACCTCCTTGAGGAAATCTCTTTTACCATTCTTTTTTAGGAAATATTCGAGTTCGAATGATCTGTCAAAATGATCTTCAATTGATCTTTTACCCTTACCTGTTACAATGAGTATATCATCTATGCCAGAGGCAACAGCCTCCTCAACCACATATTGGATGGTTGGCTTGTCATATACAGGTAGCATCTCCTTTGGCTGAGCTTTAGTAACGGGTAAGAACCGGGTTCCAAGACCAGCTGCTGGTATCACCGCCTTCATGAAAAGATCCTCCTCCAGGAAAAGAATGTTACTTTCTCATTTGGTTTGATCTAAATATCCGCGTAGAGGTTGGTTATCGTCCCATCCACTTTTGTGACTTTTTCTATTATGACGACGGAATGAGTCCAATGTCGCCTGCGTTATTCTCTAGGGTGAGTACTGTGGGTTGCGCAACCCTTTGTGTTGGTGATTTCCATAAAATAACAGCAACCGCTATTATGATAAGGGATACTATGATCATAATCCATGCTTTTTTTTGTCCATGTTTTTCACCCTAGAGTATTGTGATCACCTTATAGGCTACTATGGTCGCGAATACGATTAACAATGGTATTATGACAATATTAGATTCAGAGACAAATGACCTTATCCTGTGGTTTGTGGTTTCCTCTGAGCCTAAAATTTCCTTTAATGCTAAAAACAATATGAGTGTGCTCACTGCTATTATACTACATGTCTGTACTGTGGTTGTTGTTATGGTCGTTGTTGTCGTCGCAGTTACTGTAGATATCATAATATCCCCCAGTTTTTCTTTTTGAAACAATATAGTATATATTTTTCTATTTTATTTTGAGTTTTTTTATAAATTCAGCCTTCTTGATCCCTTTAATTTTTAGGGTTTTGTTCCGGCTTTTAATACCATTTATAATTTTAACATCCCTGGATAGTATCCTGGAAAATTCTTTTATAAGTTCCTTGTTGGCCCTTCCTTTCGATGGTGGAGACTTTAATTTAACCTCTAATCGTCTTCTCCATGGATTATACCCGCCAATTTCAAACTTTAAAGACCCCGGGGAGACTTCTATATCAACTAGGAGATCTTCACCATCCTCTTTTATCCCATTCATTTCTCATCACTGGACTCACACATCATTATTAGTTTGCAATCCAAAAAATTTATATGACAACTCATTGTATATTAAAAATAACATTGCCCCCACATGATATGCAGGGGTGGTCGAGTGGTCAAAGGCGCTAGGTTGAGGGCCTAGTGGGGGAGTCCCTTCGCGGGTTCGAATCCCGTCCCCTGCATTATAATAGAAAAATTATCCATCTTCTGGGAATAATCCCATCTATGATTCTTTTATTATTTCTCCCTTGAAAATAGGATAAGAGACCATATAATAGAGGGGATATGAGAGGGTGGGAGAGTCCAAGGACGCTTCTTTATCCATGATTATCTGATATCATTCACATTCCATTGCCTTTATAAGTTTAGAGATGATCTTGTTAGACAATATAGGATCGTTTAGAGCTCAAATTTTTAAAATAATCTCCAATAATTTAAAGCAACATCCTAGATGAATGAAAACTTTTAATAACGTTTTTTACTTTTTAAGAAGCTCTAAAATCATCTTTTTCCCAAAATTGGACCAAAATATTTATATATGAGGTCCATGTCACAATGTTATATCATCCCAGCACCCCCATATGAGTGCTGGGATGTAGAGGCGGTAAAATTTCGATCAAAGGGTTAATCTACATTCTAATGGCATGCCTCCTTATACTAAATGTAGGAGCATGTCATGCACAAGATAACATAACAGCCAATAATACCCAAACAGATTATCAATCCGAAAACTTATATGCTGCAGCCGGGGATGCCCAGACACCCGTTACAACAGGAAATGTGATAACCGCGGCTAAAACCGTCAAAGATTATGCAGAGAAAAATAATGCAATTCCATCAACCGTCCAGGTTGGAAGTCAAAATGTGACAAAGGAACAATTCACATACCTTATGGCACAGGCCATACTAAACATCAACAGAGATGGTAAAACAACAACCACAATAAGCCCAGTAACAGTCTCACAAGCGCCTAACTCAACAGGAAAAGCAACAGGCACCCTAAAAAAATCAAATTACATCACATTAGCATCTTCAGTGGCTAATTTCATAAAAACAAACGGCAGATTACCCAATTATGCAACTACCGTTATTGGGAAGATAAACCCAGAGAGCATAGCCTATACTATGAGCAGAATACTCGCATTCTATAATGACAACAAGAGATTACCCAATTATGTTACAGTGAAAAATATCCAACCAACAAACTCAGGAAGTTCATCAACAACCCAAGGAGACACATCAAATTCCGGACTCACCCAGTATCTTGTCGCCACGGCAAACTGCCAGGTAAACGATCCCAGTATCCAAGCATTAGCATCCCAATTAACCAAAGGCCTTGCAAGTACATGGGATAAGGCGAAGGCCATCTTTAACTGGGTCAGGGATAACATAGACTA encodes:
- a CDS encoding transglutaminase domain-containing protein; this translates as MACLLILNVGACHAQDNITANNTQTDYQSENLYAAAGDAQTPVTTGNVITAAKTVKDYAEKNNAIPSTVQVGSQNVTKEQFTYLMAQAILNINRDGKTTTTISPVTVSQAPNSTGKATGTLKKSNYITLASSVANFIKTNGRLPNYATTVIGKINPESIAYTMSRILAFYNDNKRLPNYVTVKNIQPTNSGSSSTTQGDTSNSGLTQYLVATANCQVNDPSIQALASQLTKGLASTWDKAKAIFNWVRDNIDYNFYYNTRYGAVGTLKYRTANCCDHAHLVVALARAAGLPARYVHGICTFSSGTYGHVWAELYVDGKWYSADATSSRNSLGVINSWNTATATILGTYASLPF
- the galU gene encoding UTP--glucose-1-phosphate uridylyltransferase GalU, with protein sequence MKAVIPAAGLGTRFLPVTKAQPKEMLPVYDKPTIQYVVEEAVASGIDDILIVTGKGKRSIEDHFDRSFELEYFLKKNGKRDFLKEVEAISELADIYYVRQKEQRGLGDAIYCAKKHIDGEDAFTVLLGDTITSSKIPCIRKLIDIYNEYGSSVIAVEEVPMEKVERYGVINPKPITRNLYLVEDLVEKPPADEAPSNLAIIGRYLLESEIFDHIKDTPPGVGGEIQLTDAMRRLDRIYGYLFDGKTYDIGNKVDWLKSSIEFALWDESIREELIDYIKGLLEEWHEEE
- a CDS encoding DUF167 family protein, whose protein sequence is MNGIKEDGEDLLVDIEVSPGSLKFEIGGYNPWRRRLEVKLKSPPSKGRANKELIKEFSRILSRDVKIINGIKSRNKTLKIKGIKKAEFIKKLKIK